One Triticum dicoccoides isolate Atlit2015 ecotype Zavitan chromosome 5B, WEW_v2.0, whole genome shotgun sequence genomic window carries:
- the LOC119312618 gene encoding uncharacterized protein LOC119312618 isoform X1, translating into MAAAPPPLPEEILLRLPPDDPACLLRASLLCKAWGCAVSRPHFRRRLHELHRAPPVLGFLHGCDDDRVPHFTPTTASSFSLAAPDSRSWRALDCRHGRALFLSKGDAQELLLWEPTTGAQQRVPVPFAYDDIRRDEELTVYATAAVFCAADGCDHRDCFRGPFGVLFVFCVEQDGDGDNGVCVTLTLLYSSETDCWDELRWIFHDLPMCFTFSSSVLVGRSLLYFMSDDGFILEYDLARHRLAILDPPNYESIYDARYNIMLAEDGGLGVSQEMNPHLKLWTRVIEGADDRWVLSRVIYLQNLLPDGALMEPASSLYVLGFAEGANVIFMTTVAGLFTIELPSERGSTKRRSCFGVYRHGCSAIRSSRGDWSFGWCSEDCMNEESVKSSASAMLKLGTHEVILLVAMLMILNNMLYTIPEKDDSLTKKRVPPISLESTSTVYGHGRGMLYEAQETNGNGGETRSFAEAVIIRYEVALVWNSSSVVTHRKRVCTVAYYVTCVWDLEKFAVSIYLLSVHPHSIVEHLISSCFAN; encoded by the exons ATGGCAGCAGCGCCGCCGCCACTCCCGGaggagatcctcctccgcctcccgcccgACGACCCGGCCTGCCTCCTCCGCGCCTCCCTCCTCTGCAAGGCCTGGGGCTGCGCCGTCTCCCGCCCccacttccgccgccgcctccacgagCTCCACCGGGCACCCCCCGTGCTCGGCTTCCTCCACGGCTGCGACGACGACCGCGTCCCCCACTTCACCCCCACCACCGCGTCGTCCTTCTCCCTCGCCGCTCCGGACTCCCGCTCCTGGCGGGCCCTCGACTGCCGCCACGGCCGCGCCCTCTTCCTCTCCAAGGGTGACGCACAGGAACTCCTCCTGTGGGAGCCAACCACGGGCGCCCAGCAGCGCGTGCCGGTGCCCTTCGCGTACGATGACATCCGCCGGGACGAGGAGCTGACAGTGTACGCCACCGCGGCCGTGTTCTGCGCAGCCGACGGGTGTGACCACCGGGACTGCTTCAGAGGCCCTTTCGGCGTGTTATTCGTCTTCTGCGTCGAGCAAGACGGTGACGGTGACAACGGGGTGTGTGTCACGTTGACGCTCCTATACTCGTCGGAAACCGACTGCTGGGATGAGCTGCGCTGGATTTTCCATGACTTGCCCATGTGTTTTACATTTTCTTCCAGCGTGCTTGTTGGGAGGTCTCTGCTCTACTTCATGTCTGATGATGGGTTCATCCTAGAGTATGATTTGGCACGGCATCGCCTGGCCATTTTGGACCCACCGAACTATGAGTCGATCTATGATGCCCGATATAACATCATGCTGGCGGAGGACGGTGGACTGGGAGTTAGCCAAGAGATGAATCCGCATCTCAAATTGTGGACAAGGGTGATTGAAGGCGCCGATGACCGATGGGTACTGAGCCGGGTCATTTACTTGCAAAATTTGCTCCCAGATGGTGCCCTCATGGAGCCAGCAAGTTCATTGTATGTGTTGGGCTTTGCTGAGGGAGCAAATGTCATTTTCATGACCACGGTTGCTGGCCTCTTCACGATTGAACTACCATCAGAGCGG GGTTCCACCaaacggagaagttgttttggaGTCTACAGACATGGGTGTAGCGCTATACGAAGCTCGAGAGGTGACTGGTCCTTTGGGTGGTGTTCCGAAGACTGCATGAATGAAGAATCGGTGAAGAGTTCAGCATCAGCAATGTTGAAGCTGGGTACTCATGAGGTGATCCTTTTGGTAGCAATGTTGATGATCCTGAATAATATGTTGTATACCATACCAGAGAAAGATGATTCATTGACTAAAAAAAG GGTTCCCCCAATTTCCCTGGAGTCTACCAGCACGGTCTATGGACATGGACGCGGCATGCTGTATGAAGCTCAAGAG ACCAATGGTAATGGTGGTGAAACACGCAGTTTCGCAGAAGCAGTAATAATAAGGTATGAAGTTGCCCTTGTGTGGAATAGTTCCTCAGTTGTTACACACAGAAAAAGGGTATGTACTGTTGCGTATTATGTAACTTGTGTTTGGGACTTGGAAAAGTTTGCCGTGTCGATATATCTCTTGAGCGTTCATCCTCATTCCATAGTAGAACATTTGATATCCAGTTGTTTTGCTAATTGA
- the LOC119312618 gene encoding uncharacterized protein LOC119312618 isoform X3: protein MAAAPPPLPEEILLRLPPDDPACLLRASLLCKAWGCAVSRPHFRRRLHELHRAPPVLGFLHGCDDDRVPHFTPTTASSFSLAAPDSRSWRALDCRHGRALFLSKGDAQELLLWEPTTGAQQRVPVPFAYDDIRRDEELTVYATAAVFCAADGCDHRDCFRGPFGVLFVFCVEQDGDGDNGVCVTLTLLYSSETDCWDELRWIFHDLPMCFTFSSSVLVGRSLLYFMSDDGFILEYDLARHRLAILDPPNYESIYDARYNIMLAEDGGLGVSQEMNPHLKLWTRVIEGADDRWVLSRVIYLQNLLPDGALMEPASSLYVLGFAEGANVIFMTTVAGLFTIELPSERGSTKRRSCFGVYRHGCSAIRSSRGDWSFGWCSEDCMNEESVKSSASAMLKLGTHEVILLVAMLMILNNMLYTIPEKDDSLTKKRVPPISLESTSTVYGHGRGMLYEAQEVIDPLCNVS from the exons ATGGCAGCAGCGCCGCCGCCACTCCCGGaggagatcctcctccgcctcccgcccgACGACCCGGCCTGCCTCCTCCGCGCCTCCCTCCTCTGCAAGGCCTGGGGCTGCGCCGTCTCCCGCCCccacttccgccgccgcctccacgagCTCCACCGGGCACCCCCCGTGCTCGGCTTCCTCCACGGCTGCGACGACGACCGCGTCCCCCACTTCACCCCCACCACCGCGTCGTCCTTCTCCCTCGCCGCTCCGGACTCCCGCTCCTGGCGGGCCCTCGACTGCCGCCACGGCCGCGCCCTCTTCCTCTCCAAGGGTGACGCACAGGAACTCCTCCTGTGGGAGCCAACCACGGGCGCCCAGCAGCGCGTGCCGGTGCCCTTCGCGTACGATGACATCCGCCGGGACGAGGAGCTGACAGTGTACGCCACCGCGGCCGTGTTCTGCGCAGCCGACGGGTGTGACCACCGGGACTGCTTCAGAGGCCCTTTCGGCGTGTTATTCGTCTTCTGCGTCGAGCAAGACGGTGACGGTGACAACGGGGTGTGTGTCACGTTGACGCTCCTATACTCGTCGGAAACCGACTGCTGGGATGAGCTGCGCTGGATTTTCCATGACTTGCCCATGTGTTTTACATTTTCTTCCAGCGTGCTTGTTGGGAGGTCTCTGCTCTACTTCATGTCTGATGATGGGTTCATCCTAGAGTATGATTTGGCACGGCATCGCCTGGCCATTTTGGACCCACCGAACTATGAGTCGATCTATGATGCCCGATATAACATCATGCTGGCGGAGGACGGTGGACTGGGAGTTAGCCAAGAGATGAATCCGCATCTCAAATTGTGGACAAGGGTGATTGAAGGCGCCGATGACCGATGGGTACTGAGCCGGGTCATTTACTTGCAAAATTTGCTCCCAGATGGTGCCCTCATGGAGCCAGCAAGTTCATTGTATGTGTTGGGCTTTGCTGAGGGAGCAAATGTCATTTTCATGACCACGGTTGCTGGCCTCTTCACGATTGAACTACCATCAGAGCGG GGTTCCACCaaacggagaagttgttttggaGTCTACAGACATGGGTGTAGCGCTATACGAAGCTCGAGAGGTGACTGGTCCTTTGGGTGGTGTTCCGAAGACTGCATGAATGAAGAATCGGTGAAGAGTTCAGCATCAGCAATGTTGAAGCTGGGTACTCATGAGGTGATCCTTTTGGTAGCAATGTTGATGATCCTGAATAATATGTTGTATACCATACCAGAGAAAGATGATTCATTGACTAAAAAAAG GGTTCCCCCAATTTCCCTGGAGTCTACCAGCACGGTCTATGGACATGGACGCGGCATGCTGTATGAAGCTCAAGAGGTGATTGATCCTTTGTGTAATGTTTCGTGA
- the LOC119312618 gene encoding uncharacterized protein LOC119312618 isoform X5 → MAAAPPPLPEEILLRLPPDDPACLLRASLLCKAWGCAVSRPHFRRRLHELHRAPPVLGFLHGCDDDRVPHFTPTTASSFSLAAPDSRSWRALDCRHGRALFLSKGDAQELLLWEPTTGAQQRVPVPFAYDDIRRDEELTVYATAAVFCAADGCDHRDCFRGPFGVLFVFCVEQDGDGDNGVCVTLTLLYSSETDCWDELRWIFHDLPMCFTFSSSVLVGRSLLYFMSDDGFILEYDLARHRLAILDPPNYESIYDARYNIMLAEDGGLGVSQEMNPHLKLWTRVIEGADDRWVLSRVIYLQNLLPDGALMEPASSLYVLGFAEGANVIFMTTVAGLFTIELPSERGSTKRRSCFGVYRHGCSAIRSSRGDWSFGWCSEDCMNEESVKSSASAMLKLGTHEGSPNFPGVYQHGLWTWTRHAV, encoded by the exons ATGGCAGCAGCGCCGCCGCCACTCCCGGaggagatcctcctccgcctcccgcccgACGACCCGGCCTGCCTCCTCCGCGCCTCCCTCCTCTGCAAGGCCTGGGGCTGCGCCGTCTCCCGCCCccacttccgccgccgcctccacgagCTCCACCGGGCACCCCCCGTGCTCGGCTTCCTCCACGGCTGCGACGACGACCGCGTCCCCCACTTCACCCCCACCACCGCGTCGTCCTTCTCCCTCGCCGCTCCGGACTCCCGCTCCTGGCGGGCCCTCGACTGCCGCCACGGCCGCGCCCTCTTCCTCTCCAAGGGTGACGCACAGGAACTCCTCCTGTGGGAGCCAACCACGGGCGCCCAGCAGCGCGTGCCGGTGCCCTTCGCGTACGATGACATCCGCCGGGACGAGGAGCTGACAGTGTACGCCACCGCGGCCGTGTTCTGCGCAGCCGACGGGTGTGACCACCGGGACTGCTTCAGAGGCCCTTTCGGCGTGTTATTCGTCTTCTGCGTCGAGCAAGACGGTGACGGTGACAACGGGGTGTGTGTCACGTTGACGCTCCTATACTCGTCGGAAACCGACTGCTGGGATGAGCTGCGCTGGATTTTCCATGACTTGCCCATGTGTTTTACATTTTCTTCCAGCGTGCTTGTTGGGAGGTCTCTGCTCTACTTCATGTCTGATGATGGGTTCATCCTAGAGTATGATTTGGCACGGCATCGCCTGGCCATTTTGGACCCACCGAACTATGAGTCGATCTATGATGCCCGATATAACATCATGCTGGCGGAGGACGGTGGACTGGGAGTTAGCCAAGAGATGAATCCGCATCTCAAATTGTGGACAAGGGTGATTGAAGGCGCCGATGACCGATGGGTACTGAGCCGGGTCATTTACTTGCAAAATTTGCTCCCAGATGGTGCCCTCATGGAGCCAGCAAGTTCATTGTATGTGTTGGGCTTTGCTGAGGGAGCAAATGTCATTTTCATGACCACGGTTGCTGGCCTCTTCACGATTGAACTACCATCAGAGCGG GGTTCCACCaaacggagaagttgttttggaGTCTACAGACATGGGTGTAGCGCTATACGAAGCTCGAGAGGTGACTGGTCCTTTGGGTGGTGTTCCGAAGACTGCATGAATGAAGAATCGGTGAAGAGTTCAGCATCAGCAATGTTGAAGCTGGGTACTCATGAG GGTTCCCCCAATTTCCCTGGAGTCTACCAGCACGGTCTATGGACATGGACGCGGCATGCTGTATGA
- the LOC119312618 gene encoding uncharacterized protein LOC119312618 isoform X2, producing the protein MAAAPPPLPEEILLRLPPDDPACLLRASLLCKAWGCAVSRPHFRRRLHELHRAPPVLGFLHGCDDDRVPHFTPTTASSFSLAAPDSRSWRALDCRHGRALFLSKGDAQELLLWEPTTGAQQRVPVPFAYDDIRRDEELTVYATAAVFCAADGCDHRDCFRGPFGVLFVFCVEQDGDGDNGVCVTLTLLYSSETDCWDELRWIFHDLPMCFTFSSSVLVGRSLLYFMSDDGFILEYDLARHRLAILDPPNYESIYDARYNIMLAEDGGLGVSQEMNPHLKLWTRVIEGADDRWVLSRVIYLQNLLPDGALMEPASSLYVLGFAEGANVIFMTTVAGLFTIELPSERVRVCDDHGLCNLIPIVSFYTPVPRGEQKDPSFGPSEGAGDQEGGGEEEENTVGQAHQLFDNGSNIIKEGGFVGAFGYTSHDLENRVPPNGEVVLESTDMGVALYEAREVTGPLGGVPKTA; encoded by the exons ATGGCAGCAGCGCCGCCGCCACTCCCGGaggagatcctcctccgcctcccgcccgACGACCCGGCCTGCCTCCTCCGCGCCTCCCTCCTCTGCAAGGCCTGGGGCTGCGCCGTCTCCCGCCCccacttccgccgccgcctccacgagCTCCACCGGGCACCCCCCGTGCTCGGCTTCCTCCACGGCTGCGACGACGACCGCGTCCCCCACTTCACCCCCACCACCGCGTCGTCCTTCTCCCTCGCCGCTCCGGACTCCCGCTCCTGGCGGGCCCTCGACTGCCGCCACGGCCGCGCCCTCTTCCTCTCCAAGGGTGACGCACAGGAACTCCTCCTGTGGGAGCCAACCACGGGCGCCCAGCAGCGCGTGCCGGTGCCCTTCGCGTACGATGACATCCGCCGGGACGAGGAGCTGACAGTGTACGCCACCGCGGCCGTGTTCTGCGCAGCCGACGGGTGTGACCACCGGGACTGCTTCAGAGGCCCTTTCGGCGTGTTATTCGTCTTCTGCGTCGAGCAAGACGGTGACGGTGACAACGGGGTGTGTGTCACGTTGACGCTCCTATACTCGTCGGAAACCGACTGCTGGGATGAGCTGCGCTGGATTTTCCATGACTTGCCCATGTGTTTTACATTTTCTTCCAGCGTGCTTGTTGGGAGGTCTCTGCTCTACTTCATGTCTGATGATGGGTTCATCCTAGAGTATGATTTGGCACGGCATCGCCTGGCCATTTTGGACCCACCGAACTATGAGTCGATCTATGATGCCCGATATAACATCATGCTGGCGGAGGACGGTGGACTGGGAGTTAGCCAAGAGATGAATCCGCATCTCAAATTGTGGACAAGGGTGATTGAAGGCGCCGATGACCGATGGGTACTGAGCCGGGTCATTTACTTGCAAAATTTGCTCCCAGATGGTGCCCTCATGGAGCCAGCAAGTTCATTGTATGTGTTGGGCTTTGCTGAGGGAGCAAATGTCATTTTCATGACCACGGTTGCTGGCCTCTTCACGATTGAACTACCATCAGAGCGGGTGAGGGTGTGTGATGATCATGGCTTATGTAATTTGATTCCAATTGTTAGCTTCTACACTCCTGTGCCCCGAGGTGAGCAAAAGGATCCATCGTTTGGACCCAGTGAGGGTGCGGGTGATCaggagggaggaggggaggaggaggagaacacaGTAGGTCAGGCACATCAGTTGTTTGACAATGGGTCCAACATTATCAAGGAGGGGGGCTTTGTGGGCGCCTTCGGTTACACCAGCCATGACCTCGAGAATAG GGTTCCACCaaacggagaagttgttttggaGTCTACAGACATGGGTGTAGCGCTATACGAAGCTCGAGAGGTGACTGGTCCTTTGGGTGGTGTTCCGAAGACTGCATGA